A genomic window from Agrobacterium larrymoorei includes:
- the ccmI gene encoding c-type cytochrome biogenesis protein CcmI: MFWILVAILTAAVAIILTHPLMRSRQDVVVDRAVVDREGEVAVYRDQLAELERERASGLIGETEAEYARAEIGRRLLAAASGKSEQDTALTARRHSVIASLVTAALPVTGLCLYLFMGSPNHPDMPLEARLENPGNDMNLLIAKAERHLAQNPQDGNGWDVLAPIYFKTMRLGDAEMAYRNAIRLLGDSPERLTGLAETLVTANQGIVTQEAQSAFADAEKLRPGNPRAQFYLALALEQAGKKDEARDAFAAILKASPAGAPWIPLVKAHLEATGGDAAVAAAPMPETPGNPTAEDIEAANAMAPEDRKAMIAGMVESLDGKLREQPDNFEGWMRLLRSYAMLNNESKAKEALQNGLKAFPPAGEQGKRLLALAQQLGIPAEGVTQ, translated from the coding sequence ATGTTCTGGATCCTCGTTGCCATATTGACCGCGGCTGTCGCTATTATTCTCACCCATCCTCTGATGCGCAGCAGGCAGGACGTCGTTGTCGATCGAGCCGTTGTTGATCGAGAAGGAGAGGTTGCCGTCTATCGCGATCAGCTGGCAGAGCTTGAGCGCGAACGCGCATCCGGCCTGATCGGGGAAACGGAGGCGGAATATGCGCGCGCCGAGATCGGGCGACGCCTTCTGGCTGCGGCGTCGGGAAAGAGTGAGCAGGACACTGCCTTGACCGCTCGCCGACATAGTGTGATCGCAAGCCTTGTGACGGCGGCTTTACCGGTCACGGGGCTCTGTCTTTACTTGTTCATGGGAAGCCCCAATCATCCGGACATGCCGCTGGAAGCACGTCTGGAAAATCCCGGCAATGACATGAACCTTTTGATCGCCAAGGCGGAGCGGCATCTGGCGCAGAACCCTCAGGACGGCAATGGATGGGACGTGCTGGCGCCGATCTACTTCAAGACGATGCGCCTTGGCGACGCCGAAATGGCCTACCGAAACGCCATACGCTTGCTCGGCGATAGCCCCGAGCGGCTGACGGGACTGGCCGAAACGCTGGTTACAGCCAACCAGGGCATCGTCACGCAGGAAGCTCAATCGGCCTTTGCTGATGCGGAAAAGTTGCGGCCCGGCAATCCGCGCGCGCAGTTCTATCTGGCGCTTGCGCTGGAGCAGGCTGGCAAGAAGGATGAAGCGCGCGACGCCTTCGCGGCGATCTTGAAGGCCTCTCCAGCCGGAGCGCCCTGGATACCGCTCGTCAAGGCGCATCTGGAGGCAACCGGCGGCGATGCGGCGGTTGCTGCCGCGCCAATGCCCGAAACACCGGGTAATCCAACCGCTGAGGATATTGAGGCTGCCAACGCCATGGCTCCAGAGGATCGCAAGGCGATGATTGCCGGAATGGTGGAAAGTCTCGACGGCAAACTTCGTGAGCAACCCGACAATTTTGAAGGGTGGATGCGGCTATTGCGCTCCTATGCCATGCTGAACAATGAAAGCAAGGCGAAGGAAGCATTGCAGAATGGGCTGAAAGCCTTTCCACCCGCAGGAGAGCAGGGCAAGAGACTGCTGGCCTTGGCGCAACAACTTGGCATTCCGGCCGAGGGAGTGACGCAATGA
- the ccmE gene encoding cytochrome c maturation protein CcmE → MTRKQKRLAIIGGGVSFIMLAVFLVMFAFGQSIAYFYMPADLEKISVAPGTRIRLGGLVAEGSVKRGEGRTVSFTVRDGSGSVPVSYTGILPDLFREGQGVVTEGVFDAATHAFMADSVLAKHDENYMPKEVADRLKDKGLWQQTQDGNKTGATK, encoded by the coding sequence ATGACGCGCAAACAGAAGCGATTGGCGATCATCGGCGGTGGCGTGAGCTTCATCATGCTTGCCGTATTTCTGGTGATGTTCGCCTTCGGCCAGTCCATCGCCTACTTCTACATGCCAGCTGATCTCGAAAAGATCTCCGTCGCGCCGGGTACGCGCATCCGCCTCGGCGGCCTGGTGGCGGAAGGATCGGTTAAGCGTGGCGAAGGCCGCACCGTGAGCTTCACCGTGAGGGACGGGTCTGGAAGCGTTCCAGTCAGCTACACCGGCATCCTGCCGGATCTTTTTCGCGAGGGCCAAGGCGTGGTGACGGAAGGCGTGTTCGATGCTGCGACTCATGCCTTCATGGCAGATAGCGTGCTTGCCAAGCATGACGAGAACTACATGCCGAAAGAAGTCGCCGACCGGTTGAAAGACAAGGGTCTTTGGCAGCAGACGCAAGATGGCAACAAGACCGGGGCGACCAAATGA
- a CDS encoding heme lyase CcmF/NrfE family subunit: MISEIGHYCLILALAVSVVVSILPVIGVRRHDRALMDVASTGSLLMFLLVGLGFGALTHAYAVSDFSLKNVFENSHSLMPMIYKLTGVWGNHEGSMLLWLLILVFFSALVSVYGRNLPDTLKANVLSVQAWISTAFLLFILLTSNPFLRLDPVPAEGQDLNPILQDFGLAIHPPLLYLGYVGFSVCFSFAVAALMEGRIDAAWARWVRPWTLAAWTFLTAGISMGSYWAYYELGWGGWWFWDPVENASFMPWLAGTALLHSALVMEKREALKIWTVLLAIMTFSLSLLGTFLVRSGVLTSVHAFATDPSRGIFILCILMIFIGGAFSLFAWRAPTLKAGGLFAPISREGALVLNNLILTVSTATVLIGTLYPLVLETLTGEKISVGAPFFNITFGLLMIPILIVTPFGPMLAWKRGDLLGAFQRLYVVAALAALAGLALWYIEHGGPVLAALGIAAGFWLIFGALADLWYRANFGKLALGVALRRLKGLPRSAFGTALAHIGLGVTVLGIVTVTTFETETVVEMKQGMVVEAGGYSLTFDGIRHHVGPNYTEDRGHFTARKAGVEAGDVWSSKRLYTARRMPTTEAGIMTFGLSQLYVSLGDPMQDGGIVVRIWWKPFILCIWGGTLFMMLGGFISLSDRRLRVGAPSRKAKPAKAASLEPAE; this comes from the coding sequence ATGATCAGTGAAATCGGTCACTACTGTCTGATCCTCGCGCTCGCGGTTTCCGTCGTCGTCTCCATCCTGCCGGTCATCGGCGTTCGCCGTCACGATCGGGCGCTGATGGATGTCGCGTCCACGGGCTCGCTTCTGATGTTTCTTCTGGTGGGTCTCGGCTTCGGTGCGCTGACGCATGCCTATGCGGTTTCCGACTTCTCGTTGAAAAACGTCTTCGAGAATTCGCACTCTTTGATGCCGATGATCTACAAGTTGACCGGCGTATGGGGCAACCATGAAGGCTCCATGCTGCTCTGGCTTCTGATCCTGGTGTTTTTTAGCGCGCTGGTTTCCGTCTATGGCCGCAATCTGCCCGATACGTTGAAAGCCAATGTGCTCTCGGTGCAGGCCTGGATCAGCACGGCCTTCCTCCTGTTTATTCTGTTGACCTCCAATCCATTCCTGCGTCTTGATCCTGTGCCGGCTGAGGGACAGGATCTCAATCCAATCCTCCAGGACTTCGGTCTCGCCATCCATCCGCCGCTGCTTTACCTCGGCTATGTTGGCTTCTCCGTCTGCTTTTCCTTTGCTGTTGCGGCCCTCATGGAAGGCCGCATCGATGCGGCCTGGGCCCGCTGGGTGCGGCCATGGACGCTGGCTGCCTGGACCTTCCTGACCGCCGGTATCTCCATGGGCTCCTACTGGGCCTATTATGAACTCGGCTGGGGAGGCTGGTGGTTTTGGGACCCGGTTGAAAATGCCTCCTTCATGCCCTGGCTTGCGGGAACAGCGCTTCTGCATTCGGCGCTTGTCATGGAAAAGCGCGAGGCGCTGAAGATCTGGACCGTGCTTCTGGCGATCATGACCTTCTCGCTGTCCCTGCTCGGCACCTTCCTCGTCCGCTCCGGCGTGCTGACGTCGGTGCACGCCTTCGCCACCGATCCGAGCCGGGGTATTTTCATTCTCTGCATTCTGATGATCTTCATCGGCGGCGCCTTTTCGCTCTTTGCCTGGCGCGCTCCCACGTTGAAGGCAGGTGGGCTGTTTGCGCCGATTTCGCGCGAGGGCGCGCTGGTTCTGAATAATCTGATCCTGACGGTCTCCACCGCCACGGTGTTGATCGGCACGCTTTATCCGTTGGTTCTCGAAACCCTGACCGGCGAGAAGATCTCTGTCGGCGCGCCCTTCTTCAACATTACCTTCGGGTTGTTGATGATCCCGATTCTGATCGTGACCCCCTTCGGGCCGATGCTTGCCTGGAAGCGCGGCGATCTTTTGGGCGCCTTCCAGCGGCTTTATGTGGTTGCGGCTTTGGCGGCGCTCGCGGGACTGGCGCTCTGGTACATCGAGCATGGCGGGCCGGTACTGGCAGCACTCGGTATTGCGGCAGGCTTTTGGCTGATCTTCGGTGCGCTTGCCGATCTCTGGTATCGCGCCAACTTCGGCAAGCTGGCGCTCGGCGTGGCGTTGCGCCGCCTCAAGGGCCTGCCGCGTTCGGCTTTCGGCACGGCGCTGGCACATATCGGCCTGGGTGTTACGGTCCTTGGCATCGTCACTGTGACGACCTTTGAGACGGAAACAGTCGTCGAGATGAAGCAGGGCATGGTGGTGGAGGCAGGTGGCTACAGCCTGACTTTCGACGGCATCCGCCATCACGTCGGCCCGAATTACACCGAAGATCGCGGCCACTTCACCGCCCGCAAGGCGGGCGTAGAAGCGGGCGATGTCTGGTCCTCCAAGCGCCTCTATACGGCGCGCCGTATGCCGACGACGGAGGCCGGCATCATGACCTTCGGTCTCTCACAACTCTACGTCTCTCTCGGCGACCCCATGCAGGATGGTGGTATCGTCGTGCGTATCTGGTGGAAGCCCTTCATCCTCTGCATCTGGGGCGGTACGCTGTTCATGATGCTGGGTGGTTTCATCTCGCTCTCCGACCGACGCCTGCGTGTGGGCGCGCCGAGCCGCAAGGCCAAACCTGCGAAAGCTGCAAGCCTGGAGCCGGCGGAATGA
- a CDS encoding cytochrome c-type biogenesis protein encodes MRAMLARLSLLIVLALSAVPAFAFNPDEVLSDPALEARARNLTAQLRCMVCQNQSIDDSNAELARDLRLLVRDRLVKGDSDDAVINYVVSRYGEFVLLKPRFSARTLALWGAPVGLLLIGGAAVFIFSRRRAALSEGQKLTADEEARIRELLER; translated from the coding sequence ATGAGAGCGATGCTGGCAAGATTATCTCTGCTCATCGTTCTGGCGCTCAGCGCCGTTCCCGCCTTTGCCTTCAACCCGGACGAAGTCCTTTCCGACCCTGCGCTCGAAGCACGGGCGCGCAATCTAACCGCACAGTTGCGGTGCATGGTGTGCCAAAATCAGTCGATCGATGACAGCAATGCGGAGCTTGCCCGCGATCTGCGTCTTCTCGTCCGCGATCGGTTGGTGAAAGGTGACAGCGACGACGCTGTCATCAACTATGTCGTCTCGCGCTATGGCGAGTTTGTGCTGCTGAAGCCGCGCTTCAGCGCAAGGACGCTGGCTCTATGGGGCGCCCCGGTCGGTCTTCTCCTGATCGGCGGTGCGGCGGTCTTCATCTTCTCCCGTCGCCGCGCCGCGCTCTCGGAAGGCCAGAAACTGACGGCGGATGAAGAGGCGCGCATTCGCGAACTGTTGGAGCGCTAG
- a CDS encoding helix-turn-helix domain-containing protein, whose protein sequence is MTEKIMPSQAARGQGLVIQDVVRLHTDESVRIRETSPADVDIGARLYDIRKGRKLTLQDISRATGVSASAFSKIERNELSPTIGTLQRIAQGLGVDMMELLSDQSSNQQTYGRRSITRAGDGKQHDSNTCANTLLCSDLRNKKMTPILTYVSARSPDDYKAWAKSEAEIFLTVLEGTLVVHSRIYEPLVLSTGDSYYYDANVEHAWTSASENDAKVLWVLAVS, encoded by the coding sequence ATGACGGAGAAGATCATGCCGAGCCAAGCCGCGCGGGGACAAGGTCTTGTAATTCAAGATGTTGTGCGTCTGCATACTGACGAAAGCGTCCGTATACGGGAGACCAGTCCGGCCGACGTAGACATTGGGGCACGTCTTTACGACATCCGCAAAGGCAGAAAGCTTACCCTACAGGACATCAGCAGGGCCACAGGAGTATCTGCGTCCGCTTTCTCAAAAATTGAGCGCAACGAGCTTTCGCCTACTATCGGAACCTTGCAGCGCATCGCTCAGGGTCTTGGCGTCGATATGATGGAGCTCTTGAGCGATCAGAGCAGCAACCAGCAAACCTACGGACGGCGTAGCATCACCCGCGCTGGCGATGGGAAGCAGCACGATTCGAACACGTGCGCTAACACTCTTCTGTGTTCCGACCTGCGAAACAAGAAGATGACGCCGATTTTGACTTATGTGTCCGCCCGCTCACCGGATGATTACAAGGCCTGGGCAAAATCGGAAGCAGAAATATTCCTGACCGTGCTTGAAGGAACCTTGGTTGTGCACAGCAGAATTTATGAGCCACTCGTGCTCAGCACCGGCGACTCCTATTACTATGACGCCAATGTGGAGCATGCTTGGACTTCTGCGAGTGAAAACGATGCAAAGGTTCTTTGGGTACTGGCCGTTTCTTAA
- the dapA gene encoding 4-hydroxy-tetrahydrodipicolinate synthase, which produces MTLSAESIRGLYTAIVTPLKEDKSVDIASLRKLVRFQLDNGASGIVPIGGTGEYAALSRSERKTVVEVCVEAAEGRPVIPGVVSPGYQDAVEAGKDFAAAGASAVMTVTPYYATGTQDAIRSYFKQYRQDVDLPVLLYQIPYRTNVSVTAETIAGMAEDNSIIGMKYSSYDVPEFIKTVKAAGSEIAILSGEESLFATHVALGARGGVLASATIYPRVWVDVFEMASKGKLTEALALQAPVNDVVKTIFLETNPGPLKKYMELAGMPVGSVRLPLQDPTQATLAKLQAVVKQAKLVNLA; this is translated from the coding sequence ATGACGTTATCCGCAGAAAGCATCCGCGGCCTCTATACGGCCATCGTTACACCGCTGAAGGAGGACAAGTCGGTCGACATCGCTTCTCTCAGGAAGCTCGTGCGGTTCCAATTGGATAATGGGGCGTCCGGGATCGTGCCGATCGGTGGAACCGGCGAGTATGCCGCTTTGTCAAGATCGGAACGCAAAACCGTCGTCGAAGTCTGCGTGGAAGCTGCCGAAGGTCGTCCGGTTATCCCAGGCGTCGTTTCGCCGGGCTATCAGGACGCCGTCGAGGCAGGCAAGGACTTTGCGGCAGCTGGCGCTTCAGCGGTCATGACGGTCACGCCCTATTACGCAACCGGAACCCAGGACGCGATCAGATCCTATTTCAAGCAATACCGGCAGGACGTCGATCTCCCGGTTCTCCTTTACCAGATCCCTTATCGCACCAATGTTTCTGTTACCGCAGAGACGATTGCCGGCATGGCAGAGGACAATTCGATCATTGGGATGAAGTATTCATCTTACGATGTGCCGGAATTTATCAAAACCGTGAAAGCTGCAGGCAGCGAGATCGCGATCTTGAGCGGAGAAGAGTCCCTGTTTGCAACACATGTCGCCCTAGGCGCCCGGGGCGGTGTTCTCGCGTCGGCCACGATCTATCCGAGGGTTTGGGTGGATGTTTTCGAGATGGCAAGCAAGGGTAAGCTGACGGAAGCTCTCGCCCTTCAGGCGCCTGTCAATGACGTGGTGAAAACGATCTTCCTCGAAACCAACCCTGGTCCGCTTAAAAAATATATGGAACTCGCGGGCATGCCTGTCGGCAGCGTGAGATTGCCATTGCAGGACCCGACACAAGCGACCCTCGCCAAGCTGCAGGCTGTCGTCAAACAAGCGAAACTCGTCAACCTAGCCTGA
- a CDS encoding FAD-binding oxidoreductase, with amino-acid sequence MIDRLLQIVGPKGLITDATDMLPYVTDWRERKQGKAVCVVLPASTEEVSEVMKVAAHMRQPVFPLGGNTGLCYGAVPESGNPEKPGIVLSLRRMNQIRDVDVVSDIVTVDAGAILADVHAVADDVGRQFPMHLGSDGSAQIGGLISTNAGGTAVVRYGPMRDLVAGLEVVLADGRIIRDLAALRKDNTGYMLRQLFIGAEGTLGIITGAALKLFPKQSNSAHAWIDVASPDDAVKLLSLFKATAGQFIEAFELVSASQFELVQRHIDRVRIPFSQVPLWSLMVELSTSDTHTDLDAMMGEVLEAGLEGGLIQDAVIASSQQQAEEIWHVRHSVSEANKKEGIGIVHDVAVRTSLVPAFIDAADKVSAERFPRAKTQVVCHLGDGNVHYILMFSHDDWAEIADKDAFALQVEQAIHDVGASFNGTFSAEHGIGRKLPEELMRLVDPLRYQLMQQVKQVFDPENRLNPGVLLGR; translated from the coding sequence ATGATAGATCGGCTGCTGCAGATCGTTGGTCCGAAAGGTCTCATAACCGACGCGACGGACATGCTTCCCTATGTCACCGACTGGCGCGAACGCAAGCAAGGCAAGGCAGTCTGCGTCGTTCTTCCTGCGTCGACCGAGGAGGTGTCTGAGGTGATGAAGGTTGCGGCGCACATGCGGCAGCCTGTGTTCCCCTTGGGCGGCAACACCGGACTTTGCTACGGGGCCGTGCCTGAAAGTGGAAACCCGGAAAAGCCCGGTATCGTTCTGTCACTGCGCAGGATGAACCAAATTCGCGATGTTGATGTCGTCTCGGACATTGTCACCGTTGATGCCGGCGCTATTCTGGCCGATGTGCATGCGGTAGCTGACGATGTCGGGCGCCAGTTCCCGATGCACCTCGGCAGCGATGGGAGCGCGCAGATTGGTGGGCTGATCTCGACGAACGCAGGAGGCACCGCTGTCGTCCGCTATGGTCCGATGCGGGATCTGGTTGCGGGTCTCGAGGTAGTTCTGGCAGACGGGCGCATCATCAGGGATCTGGCTGCACTGCGTAAAGACAATACCGGTTACATGCTACGGCAGCTATTTATCGGGGCGGAAGGGACGCTTGGGATTATCACGGGTGCTGCTTTGAAGCTGTTCCCCAAACAATCCAACAGCGCCCATGCATGGATCGATGTCGCCTCGCCGGACGATGCCGTCAAGCTCCTGTCTCTGTTTAAGGCTACAGCTGGTCAATTCATCGAGGCCTTCGAACTCGTCTCCGCTTCGCAGTTTGAACTTGTGCAACGTCATATCGATCGGGTGCGCATTCCATTTTCTCAGGTGCCGCTGTGGTCGTTGATGGTTGAGCTGAGTACATCAGACACACATACCGACCTCGATGCTATGATGGGTGAGGTACTTGAAGCGGGCCTTGAGGGTGGCCTCATCCAGGATGCCGTAATCGCAAGCTCCCAGCAGCAGGCAGAAGAGATATGGCACGTCCGGCATTCCGTGTCCGAAGCCAACAAAAAGGAAGGCATCGGCATTGTTCACGATGTCGCGGTGCGTACGTCCCTTGTTCCCGCTTTCATTGACGCGGCCGATAAAGTGTCCGCCGAGCGGTTTCCGCGGGCAAAAACCCAGGTCGTCTGCCACCTGGGGGACGGCAATGTTCACTACATCCTGATGTTCTCGCATGATGACTGGGCCGAGATCGCCGACAAGGACGCATTCGCCCTTCAGGTTGAGCAAGCCATTCACGATGTAGGGGCGAGCTTTAACGGCACGTTCAGCGCCGAGCATGGCATCGGGAGAAAGCTTCCTGAAGAACTCATGCGTCTCGTTGATCCTCTTCGTTATCAGCTGATGCAGCAGGTCAAGCAGGTTTTCGATCCGGAAAACAGACTGAATCCGGGTGTCCTGCTTGGGAGGTAA
- a CDS encoding transporter substrate-binding domain-containing protein, whose translation MVSRREFAGLLGGGALAAAVVGATTRSAEAQAAVGNTFQQVISAKKLRIGGVPTGAPWTVRDKTTGQWGGQFYDIGKALATDMEVELEMVETTWGNAILDLQANKLDVMFGMNPTPKRALAVDFTVPVYNSALTVIAKPGFEPKTWADLNKPEVKIAVDMGSAHDQVASRLCPNATIMRMKSLDEATMALATGRADAQSIFWQGGVKAVKANPRLGTCIAPTPLFGSTSNAAVRREADKTMRDFLNTWIVYAQGLGIIRQAVLDSLVQVNISLDDLPKGVTF comes from the coding sequence ATGGTTTCAAGAAGAGAATTTGCAGGACTTCTCGGCGGTGGGGCACTGGCTGCGGCGGTCGTGGGCGCAACTACGCGTTCGGCCGAGGCACAGGCCGCTGTGGGAAACACGTTTCAGCAGGTCATCAGCGCCAAGAAGCTGCGTATCGGTGGCGTTCCCACCGGCGCGCCTTGGACGGTGAGAGACAAGACGACCGGCCAGTGGGGCGGCCAGTTCTATGACATCGGCAAGGCTCTTGCGACCGATATGGAAGTCGAGCTGGAAATGGTGGAGACGACCTGGGGAAATGCCATCCTGGACCTGCAGGCCAACAAGCTCGACGTGATGTTTGGCATGAACCCGACGCCGAAGCGTGCATTGGCAGTTGATTTTACGGTGCCGGTTTACAACAGCGCTCTGACCGTGATCGCCAAGCCGGGCTTCGAGCCCAAGACCTGGGCGGATCTTAACAAGCCCGAGGTCAAGATCGCAGTCGATATGGGTTCTGCACATGATCAGGTTGCTTCGCGCCTCTGCCCAAATGCGACGATCATGCGCATGAAATCCCTCGACGAGGCGACGATGGCGTTGGCAACAGGCCGGGCAGATGCTCAGTCGATCTTCTGGCAAGGTGGCGTCAAGGCCGTTAAGGCTAATCCTCGCCTTGGAACATGTATCGCCCCGACACCGCTGTTCGGTTCCACCTCGAACGCTGCCGTTCGTCGTGAGGCAGATAAAACCATGCGCGATTTCCTCAATACCTGGATTGTTTATGCACAAGGCCTCGGGATCATTCGCCAAGCGGTGCTGGACAGCCTGGTGCAGGTTAACATTTCACTGGACGATCTTCCCAAAGGCGTAACCTTCTAA
- a CDS encoding amino acid ABC transporter permease: protein MYQWDFNILWGYRWLLLQGTLVTIGLTAAVVVLGLLVGLIAGLAQLSRSEMLRWASWGYIELFRCTPLLVQLLWFYYALPILTGIEISAITASILTLSLYGGSFYAEVIRGGIQSIDSGQWEAGLALGLTPGKVMRRIVLPQAIKQMIPPLMNQSIIQFKNTSLVSVLAVPDLLYQGQSAATETYRPLEVYTIIAVIYFVVLVPLTAIVKKSEKSLRMSD, encoded by the coding sequence ATGTATCAATGGGATTTCAACATCCTTTGGGGCTATCGTTGGCTCCTGCTCCAGGGAACGCTCGTAACGATTGGGCTCACGGCCGCCGTCGTCGTTCTAGGTTTGCTGGTGGGGCTCATTGCGGGGCTCGCTCAACTGTCTCGCTCAGAGATGCTGAGATGGGCGTCCTGGGGCTACATCGAGCTGTTTCGCTGCACGCCGCTTCTCGTTCAACTGCTATGGTTCTATTATGCGTTGCCCATTCTGACAGGCATCGAAATCAGCGCCATAACCGCATCGATCCTCACTCTGTCGCTTTACGGGGGATCTTTCTATGCCGAGGTCATTCGCGGCGGGATACAGTCAATCGACTCGGGCCAGTGGGAAGCCGGCCTTGCCCTGGGGCTGACTCCGGGCAAGGTCATGCGTCGCATCGTGCTTCCTCAAGCCATAAAGCAGATGATCCCGCCGCTGATGAACCAATCCATCATCCAGTTCAAGAACACCTCGCTGGTGTCCGTCCTGGCGGTGCCTGACCTGCTGTACCAGGGTCAATCGGCGGCGACCGAAACCTATCGCCCGCTGGAAGTCTACACCATCATCGCGGTCATCTACTTTGTCGTGCTCGTGCCGCTGACGGCCATAGTCAAGAAAAGCGAGAAATCCCTGCGGATGAGTGATTGA
- a CDS encoding amino acid ABC transporter ATP-binding protein produces MTTEQYKIEISALKKQYGDLVVLRDINLKILPGAVVALIGPSGSGKSTLLRCINLLVTPDDGRVRVGQDSFTFGKGTSLPSAREQARFRSGTGMVFQHFNLFPHMTVLRNVMEGPVSAKNMPKAEAAKLARDLLAKVGLADKADVYPQRLSGGQKQRVAIARALAMEPEVMLFDEATSALDPELVSEVLNVMKDLAAEGMTMIIVTHEIAFAREVADTIVFMRDGVIVEEGPARDVVDSPREEATRSFLKHFHTRG; encoded by the coding sequence ATGACCACGGAACAATACAAAATTGAAATCAGCGCACTCAAGAAGCAGTATGGTGATCTGGTTGTGTTGCGTGACATCAACCTTAAAATCTTACCGGGCGCCGTTGTCGCGTTGATCGGTCCGTCGGGTTCTGGGAAGTCGACTCTGCTGCGCTGCATCAACCTCCTCGTCACACCGGATGACGGTCGGGTGAGGGTCGGGCAGGATAGCTTTACCTTCGGCAAAGGAACGAGCTTGCCATCCGCCAGAGAGCAGGCGCGTTTCCGGTCCGGTACCGGCATGGTCTTTCAGCATTTCAACCTGTTTCCCCATATGACCGTACTTCGCAACGTCATGGAGGGACCGGTTTCGGCCAAAAACATGCCCAAGGCGGAGGCCGCCAAGCTGGCCCGCGACCTGCTCGCCAAGGTGGGCCTGGCCGACAAGGCGGATGTTTATCCGCAGCGTTTATCCGGTGGCCAGAAGCAGCGCGTGGCGATCGCCCGTGCGCTAGCCATGGAGCCGGAGGTCATGCTGTTCGATGAGGCTACATCAGCACTTGACCCCGAACTGGTTTCCGAAGTCTTGAATGTGATGAAAGATCTGGCGGCTGAAGGCATGACCATGATCATCGTCACCCATGAGATCGCCTTCGCACGCGAAGTCGCCGATACGATTGTGTTCATGCGCGATGGTGTGATTGTCGAGGAGGGACCTGCCCGTGATGTCGTCGATAGTCCGAGAGAGGAGGCGACACGCTCCTTCTTGAAGCATTTCCATACAAGAGGTTGA